A genomic segment from Ramlibacter agri encodes:
- a CDS encoding TetR/AcrR family transcriptional regulator produces the protein MNELVQIGKAAAKKPHGKAPKETTRTNDPERTRANILEVAAVEFGEKGLAGARIDEIAAATQTSKRMIYYYFGSKEGLYLAVLEDSYKRVRDIEAELHLQDLEPEAALRRLVAFTFDHHLNHENYIRLVMSENINRGQYISQSRHIQELNVPAIAAIKNLYERGVKAGAFRKGLDAVDIHASISALSFFNVSNRHTFGVIFKLDTRSASYIAHRRESCIEMIVRFMRKD, from the coding sequence ATGAACGAACTAGTACAAATCGGCAAGGCCGCGGCGAAGAAGCCGCACGGCAAGGCGCCGAAGGAGACGACCCGCACGAACGACCCGGAGCGCACCAGGGCCAACATCCTCGAAGTGGCCGCGGTGGAGTTCGGCGAGAAGGGCCTCGCAGGCGCGCGCATCGACGAGATTGCCGCCGCCACGCAGACCAGCAAGCGGATGATCTACTACTACTTCGGCAGCAAGGAAGGCCTGTACCTGGCCGTGCTGGAGGACTCGTACAAGCGCGTGCGCGACATCGAGGCGGAACTGCACCTGCAGGACCTCGAGCCCGAGGCCGCCCTGCGCCGGCTGGTGGCCTTCACCTTCGACCACCACCTCAATCACGAGAACTACATCCGCCTCGTGATGAGCGAGAACATCAACCGCGGCCAGTACATCTCGCAGAGCCGGCACATCCAGGAACTGAACGTGCCCGCCATCGCGGCCATCAAGAACCTGTACGAGCGCGGCGTGAAGGCCGGCGCCTTCCGCAAGGGCCTGGACGCGGTGGACATCCACGCCTCCATCTCCGCCCTGAGCTTCTTCAACGTGTCCAACCGCCATACCTTCGGCGTGATCTTCAAGCTGGACACGCGTTCGGCCAGCTACATCGCGCACCGGCGCGAGAGCTGCATCGAGATGATCGTGCGCTTCATGCGCAAGGATTGA
- a CDS encoding carbohydrate kinase family protein, with the protein MFLVCGEALMDVFPAGTTPAGVALDARVGGSPFNVAVGLARLGQPVGFIGGISTDTFGQRLLHALREEGVDLATVQRQAAPTTLSVVAADAEGVPTYAFHGEHGADRLLDPRALETLPAAAQVLQLGSFALVVEPIATTLRLLVEREHQRRLVAYDPNVRLNVEPSVPRWRAAVEWMAQRTHLLKISSEDAALLYPDEQLQALARRWLAQGVRLVVITCGSLGAAAFTAREGARTEAVPVQLVDTVGAGDTFQAALLTWLAERDLLKPQAMQALPAAQLKEMLAFAAKAAAITCSRRGADLPRRSEL; encoded by the coding sequence ATGTTCCTGGTCTGTGGCGAAGCCTTGATGGACGTGTTCCCCGCCGGTACGACACCGGCCGGCGTGGCGCTGGATGCGCGCGTGGGCGGCTCCCCTTTCAACGTGGCAGTCGGCCTGGCGCGGCTGGGACAGCCGGTGGGCTTCATCGGCGGCATCTCCACCGACACCTTCGGCCAGCGCCTGCTGCACGCGCTGCGCGAGGAAGGCGTGGACCTGGCCACCGTGCAGCGGCAGGCCGCGCCCACCACGCTGAGCGTGGTCGCGGCGGATGCCGAAGGTGTGCCCACTTACGCCTTCCATGGCGAGCACGGCGCCGACCGCCTGCTGGACCCGCGCGCGCTGGAGACGCTGCCCGCGGCGGCGCAAGTGCTGCAGCTCGGGTCCTTCGCGCTGGTCGTGGAGCCGATCGCGACGACCTTGCGCCTGCTGGTCGAACGCGAGCACCAGCGGCGCCTCGTCGCCTACGACCCCAACGTGCGCCTGAACGTGGAGCCTTCCGTGCCGCGCTGGCGCGCCGCGGTGGAGTGGATGGCGCAGCGCACGCACCTGCTGAAGATCTCCTCGGAAGACGCCGCCCTGCTCTATCCCGACGAACAGCTGCAGGCCCTGGCGCGGCGCTGGCTCGCGCAGGGCGTGCGCCTGGTCGTCATCACCTGCGGCAGCCTGGGCGCGGCCGCCTTCACCGCGCGCGAAGGCGCGCGCACCGAGGCCGTGCCGGTGCAGCTGGTGGACACGGTGGGCGCCGGCGACACCTTCCAGGCCGCTTTGCTCACCTGGCTGGCGGAGCGCGACTTGCTGAAGCCGCAGGCCATGCAGGCGCTGCCGGCGGCGCAGTTGAAAGAGATGTTGGCGTTCGCCGCCAAGGCGGCTGCAATCACCTGCTCGCGGCGCGGGGCGGATCTGCCGCGGCGGTCGGAACTCTGA
- a CDS encoding sugar ABC transporter substrate-binding protein, translated as MRSALLVLTATAFAAGALAQQQQPVIGLITKTETNPFFVKMKEGAQQAAQAKGGKLLTGAGKADGDNAGQVTALENMVNAGAKTILITPSDSKAILPAIQKARAKGVQVIALDSPTDPADGTDALFATDNYQAGVLIGEYAKVALGGKPAKIVTLDLFPGHPVGAQRHNGFLKGFGLAAPDAKSNDLGRPAEVVCAADSYGDQAKGQTAMENCLQKSPEVNVVYTINEPAAAGAYQALKKAGKEKGVIVVSVDGGCAGVRNVQAGVIAATSQQYPLKMAAMGVEAGIAYANGGKKASGYTDTGVALIADKPLPGIQSIDAKQGLALCWGK; from the coding sequence ATGCGTTCCGCCCTGCTCGTCCTCACCGCCACGGCCTTCGCGGCCGGAGCCCTTGCCCAGCAACAGCAACCCGTGATCGGCCTGATCACCAAGACCGAGACCAACCCGTTCTTCGTGAAGATGAAGGAGGGCGCCCAGCAGGCGGCCCAGGCCAAGGGCGGCAAGCTGCTCACCGGCGCGGGCAAGGCCGACGGCGACAACGCCGGCCAGGTGACGGCGCTGGAGAACATGGTCAACGCCGGCGCGAAGACGATCCTCATCACGCCGAGCGACTCCAAGGCCATCCTTCCCGCCATCCAGAAGGCGCGCGCCAAGGGCGTGCAGGTGATCGCGCTGGACAGCCCGACCGACCCCGCCGACGGCACCGACGCGCTGTTCGCCACCGACAACTACCAGGCCGGCGTGTTGATCGGCGAATACGCCAAGGTCGCGCTCGGCGGCAAGCCGGCGAAGATCGTCACGCTGGACCTGTTCCCCGGCCACCCGGTGGGCGCGCAACGCCACAACGGCTTCCTCAAGGGTTTCGGCCTGGCCGCGCCCGACGCCAAGAGCAACGACCTGGGCAGGCCCGCCGAAGTGGTGTGCGCCGCCGACAGCTACGGCGACCAGGCCAAGGGCCAGACCGCGATGGAGAACTGCCTGCAGAAGTCGCCCGAGGTCAACGTGGTCTACACGATCAACGAACCCGCCGCCGCCGGCGCCTACCAGGCGCTGAAGAAGGCCGGCAAGGAGAAGGGCGTGATCGTCGTCTCGGTCGACGGCGGCTGCGCGGGCGTGCGCAACGTGCAGGCCGGCGTCATCGCGGCCACCTCGCAGCAGTACCCGCTGAAGATGGCGGCCATGGGCGTGGAAGCCGGCATCGCCTACGCCAATGGCGGGAAGAAGGCCAGCGGCTACACCGACACCGGCGTCGCGCTGATCGCCGACAAGCCGCTGCCCGGCATCCAGAGCATCGACGCCAAGCAGGGCCTGGCGCTCTGCTGGGGCAAGTGA
- a CDS encoding ABC transporter permease, with product MPPLTALGPFVALLAACLFFATQNDRFLTAQNFSLVLQQVMVVGLIAIGQTLIILTAGIDLSCGMVMALGGIVMSKLAVESGVPPALAIACGLAVTTLFGIVNGLLVTRIKLPSFIVTLGTMNIAFALTQLYSSSQTVTNLPDALTALGETFKLGGTEVSWGVVLMLALYFIAWLALRETAPGRHVYAVGNNAEAARLTGIPVRRVLLAVYAIAGLLYGVASLLSVARTGVGDPNAGQTENLDAITAVVLGGTSLFGGRGVILGSLVGALIVGVFRNGLTLMGVSSVYQILVTGILVILAVAMDQLSRRGGR from the coding sequence ATGCCGCCGCTGACGGCGCTCGGCCCCTTCGTCGCGCTGCTCGCGGCCTGCCTGTTCTTCGCCACCCAGAACGACCGCTTCCTCACCGCGCAGAACTTCTCGCTGGTGCTGCAGCAGGTGATGGTGGTGGGGCTCATCGCCATCGGCCAGACCTTGATCATCCTCACGGCCGGCATCGACCTGTCCTGCGGCATGGTGATGGCGCTGGGCGGCATCGTCATGTCCAAGCTGGCGGTGGAGTCCGGCGTGCCGCCCGCGCTCGCCATCGCCTGCGGGCTGGCGGTGACCACGCTGTTCGGCATCGTCAACGGCCTGCTGGTGACGCGGATCAAGCTGCCGTCCTTCATCGTGACGCTGGGCACGATGAACATCGCGTTCGCGCTGACGCAGCTCTATTCGTCCTCGCAGACGGTGACCAACCTGCCTGATGCGCTGACGGCGCTGGGCGAGACCTTCAAGCTCGGTGGCACGGAGGTCAGTTGGGGCGTGGTGCTGATGCTGGCGCTGTACTTCATCGCCTGGCTGGCGCTGCGCGAGACCGCGCCGGGCCGCCATGTCTACGCGGTCGGCAACAACGCCGAGGCGGCGCGCCTCACCGGCATCCCGGTGCGCCGCGTGCTGCTGGCGGTGTACGCGATCGCGGGCCTGCTGTATGGCGTCGCCTCGCTGCTGTCGGTGGCGCGCACGGGCGTCGGCGACCCGAATGCCGGCCAGACCGAGAACCTCGATGCGATCACGGCCGTGGTGCTGGGCGGCACCTCGCTGTTCGGCGGCCGCGGCGTCATCCTCGGCTCGCTGGTGGGCGCGCTGATCGTCGGCGTGTTCCGCAACGGCCTCACGCTGATGGGCGTGTCCTCGGTGTACCAGATCCTGGTCACCGGCATCCTGGTCATCCTGGCGGTCGCCATGGACCAACTCTCTCGCCGTGGAGGCCGCTGA
- a CDS encoding ATP-binding cassette domain-containing protein — MKTPVVLEANNLVKRYGQVTALDGADFELRAGEILAVIGDNGAGKSSLIKALSGAVVPDSGEIRLDGDVIHFKSPSDARKAGIETVYQELAVAPAMTIAENLFLGREVTRFGALGKLLRILDKKRMVAEAKAAMADLKIGIRSMTQPVETLSGGQRQGVAVARSAAFARHVVIMDEPTAALGVKEGNMVLELIRRVRDKGLPVILISHNMPHVFEIADRIHIARLGKRAAVVNPKTISMSDTVAVMTGAMRPEDIPQECLA, encoded by the coding sequence ATGAAAACCCCTGTCGTCCTGGAAGCGAACAACCTCGTCAAGCGCTATGGCCAGGTCACGGCGCTGGATGGCGCCGACTTCGAACTGCGCGCCGGCGAGATCCTGGCGGTGATCGGCGACAACGGCGCCGGCAAGTCCTCGCTGATCAAGGCGCTGTCGGGCGCGGTGGTGCCGGACTCGGGCGAGATCCGCCTCGATGGCGACGTGATCCACTTCAAGAGCCCCAGCGATGCGCGCAAGGCCGGCATCGAGACGGTCTACCAGGAACTCGCGGTGGCGCCGGCGATGACCATCGCCGAGAACCTGTTCCTCGGGCGCGAGGTCACGCGCTTCGGCGCCCTCGGCAAGCTGCTGCGCATCCTGGACAAGAAGCGCATGGTGGCGGAGGCCAAGGCGGCGATGGCGGACCTGAAGATCGGCATCCGCAGCATGACGCAGCCGGTGGAGACGCTCTCCGGCGGCCAGCGCCAGGGCGTCGCGGTGGCGCGCAGCGCCGCCTTCGCGCGGCACGTGGTGATCATGGACGAACCCACTGCGGCCCTGGGCGTGAAGGAGGGCAACATGGTCCTGGAACTCATTCGGCGCGTCCGCGACAAGGGCTTGCCGGTGATCCTGATCAGCCACAATATGCCGCACGTGTTCGAAATCGCCGACCGCATCCACATCGCCCGCCTCGGCAAGCGCGCCGCGGTGGTCAACCCCAAGACCATCAGCATGAGCGACACCGTCGCCGTGATGACGGGGGCCATGCGGCCGGAGGACATCCCGCAGGAGTGCCTGGCTTGA
- a CDS encoding ROK family transcriptional regulator, giving the protein MMDAAAAGAGPLRPHGSSQGGVRQYNERVVLQAVRQHGAMAGADIARLTRLTAQTVSLITKRLLDDGLLVKGEPVRGKVGQPSVPLALDADGAYSIGIKVGRRGMDLLLLDFAGNVRERASVPYAFPDPDTLLPEITQQVKAFRKALAPARRERLQGIGIAAPLSLGGWHELLGVDAAMADKWNHVDLSERVERACGLPVHFVKDTAAACVAELVAGQGRNLRSFLYVFVDTFIGGGLVIDSHLRSGVNGNAGAVGSLALETHGGKAPPRQLLSVASLFNLEAAYRAAGLDADAAQDERALQGAWQPHTQRWIREASPAIGLAINHAACLLDLDGVIIDGSFGRGLRDALLAQVEADLAGYDWEGVARPQLWAGSIGSDARALGGALLPLYANFAPDRDLFLKLER; this is encoded by the coding sequence GTGATGGACGCCGCCGCTGCCGGCGCCGGCCCGCTGCGCCCGCATGGGTCCAGCCAGGGTGGCGTGCGCCAGTACAACGAACGGGTCGTGCTGCAGGCGGTGCGCCAGCATGGCGCGATGGCGGGGGCGGACATCGCGCGGCTCACGCGCCTGACGGCGCAGACGGTGTCCCTCATCACCAAGCGCCTGCTGGACGACGGCCTGCTGGTGAAGGGCGAGCCGGTGCGCGGCAAGGTGGGCCAGCCCTCGGTGCCGCTGGCGCTGGATGCGGACGGCGCGTATTCGATCGGCATCAAGGTGGGGCGGCGCGGCATGGACCTGCTGCTGCTGGATTTCGCCGGCAACGTGCGCGAACGCGCCAGCGTGCCCTATGCATTCCCCGATCCGGACACGCTGCTGCCCGAGATCACGCAGCAGGTGAAGGCCTTCCGCAAGGCGCTGGCGCCGGCGCGGCGCGAGCGGCTGCAGGGCATAGGCATCGCCGCGCCGCTGTCGCTGGGCGGCTGGCACGAGCTGCTGGGCGTGGACGCCGCGATGGCGGACAAGTGGAACCACGTGGACCTGTCCGAGCGGGTCGAGCGCGCCTGCGGCCTGCCGGTGCACTTCGTCAAGGATACGGCGGCGGCCTGCGTCGCCGAACTCGTGGCAGGGCAGGGCCGCAACCTGCGCAGCTTTCTCTACGTGTTCGTCGACACCTTCATCGGCGGCGGGCTGGTGATCGACAGCCACCTGCGCTCGGGCGTCAACGGCAATGCCGGCGCGGTGGGTTCGCTGGCGCTCGAGACGCATGGCGGCAAGGCGCCGCCGCGGCAGTTGCTGAGCGTGGCGTCGCTGTTCAACCTGGAAGCGGCGTATCGCGCCGCGGGGCTGGATGCGGATGCGGCGCAGGACGAGCGCGCGCTGCAGGGCGCGTGGCAGCCGCATACGCAGCGGTGGATCCGCGAGGCGAGTCCCGCGATCGGCTTGGCGATCAACCATGCGGCCTGCCTGCTGGACCTGGACGGCGTGATCATCGACGGCTCCTTCGGGCGCGGCCTGCGCGACGCGCTGCTGGCGCAGGTGGAGGCCGACCTGGCGGGCTACGACTGGGAAGGCGTGGCGCGGCCGCAGCTGTGGGCCGGGAGCATCGGCAGCGATGCGCGCGCGCTGGGCGGAGCGCTGCTGCCGCTGTATGCGAACTTCGCGCCGGACCGGGATTTGTTCCTGAAGCTGGAACGGTAA
- a CDS encoding peptidoglycan recognition protein family protein, producing MDAPDVINRLQWGARPFKGQPRPLGAVQQIVVHHAGGYGAATRQEGARQVAALQKLHQGPQCNCPDIAYHFLVDSGGHIYQGRPFLGGDTLDDVPEFALGGHILNVDSHKLGICLLGCFDAEGGECCDTPTPEALDALERLLAFLCRHYGVHPADILTHRDFVPTTCPGEKLYRAVSQLRGRMVEHVA from the coding sequence ATGGACGCACCGGATGTCATCAACCGACTGCAATGGGGCGCGCGGCCGTTCAAGGGCCAGCCGCGACCGCTTGGTGCGGTGCAACAGATCGTGGTGCATCACGCCGGCGGCTATGGCGCCGCCACCCGGCAGGAAGGCGCGCGGCAGGTCGCGGCCCTGCAGAAGCTGCACCAGGGCCCGCAGTGCAACTGCCCCGACATCGCCTACCACTTCCTCGTCGATTCGGGCGGCCACATCTACCAGGGCAGGCCCTTCCTGGGCGGCGACACGCTGGACGACGTGCCCGAGTTCGCGCTGGGCGGCCACATCCTCAACGTCGATTCGCACAAGCTGGGCATCTGCCTGCTGGGGTGCTTCGACGCCGAGGGCGGCGAGTGCTGCGACACGCCCACGCCCGAGGCGCTGGATGCGCTGGAGCGGCTGCTGGCCTTCCTGTGCCGCCACTACGGCGTGCATCCGGCCGACATCCTCACGCATCGCGATTTCGTGCCCACCACCTGCCCCGGCGAAAAGCTCTATCGCGCCGTGAGCCAGTTGCGCGGCCGGATGGTGGAACACGTGGCCTGA
- a CDS encoding FAD-binding oxidoreductase, translating to MAFDIRIAGTDVHFSCASGQNILDAALAAGIEMPYSCRKGVCGNCAGGVSAGEVQSPPSEARPAGQHLYCQCLPQTDVEIVPESWHRFDPTARKTFTAKVFRNTLAAGDVSVLQLRLPAGQRAKFKAGQYLQVALPDGSRRSYSMANPPHESDSLQLHIRHVPGGQFTQIVPQLKAGDTLQVELPYGNFELKEESTAPMLCVVGGTGFAPVKSLLDDMVKKKVQRPVTLIWGGRDKGGLYLLAAVEKWQKQLPGFTFVPALEDAGDAAALDGFNGRVDDAVRQRFDALAGHEVYCCGSPGMVAAVRKACVEERGLDPHHFFSDVFVPGPAAT from the coding sequence ATGGCTTTCGACATCCGCATCGCCGGAACGGACGTGCATTTCTCCTGCGCCTCCGGCCAGAACATCCTCGACGCCGCGCTGGCCGCCGGCATCGAGATGCCCTATTCCTGCCGCAAGGGCGTGTGCGGCAACTGCGCGGGCGGCGTGAGCGCCGGCGAGGTGCAGAGCCCGCCCAGCGAAGCCAGGCCGGCCGGCCAGCACCTGTACTGCCAGTGCCTGCCGCAGACCGACGTGGAGATCGTTCCCGAGAGCTGGCACCGCTTCGACCCGACGGCCCGCAAGACCTTCACCGCCAAGGTGTTCCGCAACACGCTGGCCGCGGGTGACGTCAGCGTGCTGCAGCTGCGCCTGCCCGCGGGCCAGCGCGCCAAGTTCAAGGCCGGCCAGTACCTGCAGGTCGCGCTGCCCGATGGCAGCCGCCGCTCGTATTCCATGGCCAACCCGCCGCACGAGAGCGACTCGTTGCAGCTGCACATCCGCCACGTGCCCGGCGGCCAGTTCACGCAGATCGTGCCGCAACTGAAGGCCGGCGACACGCTGCAGGTGGAGCTGCCCTATGGCAACTTCGAGCTGAAGGAAGAATCCACCGCGCCCATGCTCTGCGTGGTGGGCGGCACCGGCTTCGCGCCCGTCAAGTCCCTGCTGGACGACATGGTGAAAAAGAAGGTGCAGCGGCCGGTCACGCTGATCTGGGGCGGGCGCGACAAGGGCGGCCTGTACCTGCTGGCCGCCGTGGAGAAGTGGCAGAAGCAGTTGCCCGGCTTCACCTTCGTGCCGGCGCTGGAAGATGCAGGCGATGCCGCGGCCCTGGACGGCTTCAACGGCCGCGTCGACGACGCGGTCCGCCAGCGCTTCGACGCGCTCGCCGGCCACGAGGTCTACTGCTGCGGCTCGCCAGGCATGGTGGCCGCGGTGCGCAAGGCCTGCGTCGAAGAGCGCGGGCTGGACCCGCACCACTTCTTCAGCGACGTGTTCGTGCCGGGCCCCGCGGCGACCTGA
- a CDS encoding PdxA family dehydrogenase gives MRRIALSLGDPNGIGPEIVLKALAELAGDSRIQVTVFGAPAVLQRAAASTGLQALLPTLDLRPCGELPMEALRWGEIDAKAGASTVAAATAAIEATRAGEFDAVVAGPHHETAIAQAGIHFSGYPSLVARVCGQPEGSVFLLLVGGGLRIVHVTLHESVASALARLTPELVVAATEAGVRGCKLIGVDQPKVALFGINPHASEGTLFGPEDAQCVAPAAERLRAWGYAITGPQGADVLLAERKHDLYVAMLHDQGHIPVKLLAPQAASAISIGADVLLASTGHGSAMDIAGTGLARPDALLRSLRLVAGLSS, from the coding sequence ATGCGTCGGATCGCGCTGTCGCTCGGCGACCCCAACGGCATCGGGCCCGAGATCGTGCTGAAGGCGCTGGCCGAACTGGCCGGCGACTCGCGGATCCAGGTCACCGTGTTCGGCGCGCCCGCGGTGCTGCAACGCGCCGCGGCCTCGACCGGCCTGCAGGCGCTGCTGCCCACGCTGGACCTGCGCCCCTGCGGCGAGTTGCCGATGGAAGCGCTGCGCTGGGGCGAGATCGACGCCAAGGCGGGCGCGAGCACCGTGGCCGCGGCCACTGCCGCCATCGAAGCGACGCGTGCCGGCGAGTTCGACGCCGTGGTCGCGGGCCCGCACCACGAGACCGCGATCGCCCAGGCCGGCATCCACTTCAGCGGCTATCCCTCGCTGGTGGCGCGCGTCTGCGGCCAGCCCGAAGGCAGCGTGTTCCTGCTGCTGGTGGGCGGCGGCCTGCGCATCGTGCACGTGACCTTGCACGAGAGCGTGGCTTCCGCGCTGGCGCGTCTCACGCCCGAACTGGTGGTCGCGGCCACCGAGGCCGGTGTGCGCGGCTGCAAGCTGATCGGCGTGGACCAGCCCAAGGTGGCCCTGTTCGGCATCAACCCGCATGCCTCCGAAGGCACGCTGTTCGGGCCCGAGGACGCGCAATGCGTGGCGCCCGCGGCCGAACGGCTGCGCGCCTGGGGTTACGCGATCACCGGCCCGCAAGGCGCCGACGTGCTGCTGGCCGAGCGCAAGCACGACCTCTACGTGGCCATGCTGCACGATCAAGGCCACATCCCGGTCAAGCTGCTGGCGCCGCAGGCGGCCAGCGCCATTTCCATCGGCGCGGACGTGCTGCTGGCCAGCACCGGCCACGGCAGCGCGATGGACATCGCCGGCACGGGCCTGGCCCGGCCGGATGCCCTGCTGCGCAGCCTGCGCCTCGTCGCCGGCCTCTCCTCCTGA
- a CDS encoding aromatic-ring-hydroxylating dioxygenase subunit beta, which produces MIDLLQLCAFNAAYARAIDSDALETWAAFFTEDCHYRITNAENERDGLPAGIVYADSRAMLEDRVASLRQANIYERQAYRHLLGVPLVESADDTQAVARTPFFVARIMHTGETALFATGEYRDRFVKSGGKLLLAERVAVCDSTVTDTLLALPL; this is translated from the coding sequence ATGATCGACCTGCTGCAACTGTGCGCGTTCAACGCGGCCTACGCCCGGGCGATCGACAGCGACGCCCTGGAGACCTGGGCGGCCTTTTTCACCGAGGACTGCCACTACCGCATCACCAACGCGGAGAACGAGCGCGATGGCCTGCCCGCGGGCATCGTCTACGCCGACTCGCGCGCGATGCTGGAAGACCGCGTGGCTTCGCTGCGCCAGGCCAACATCTACGAGCGCCAGGCTTACCGGCACCTGCTGGGCGTGCCGCTGGTGGAGTCGGCCGATGACACGCAAGCGGTGGCCCGCACGCCCTTCTTCGTGGCGCGCATCATGCACACCGGCGAGACGGCGCTGTTCGCCACCGGCGAGTACCGCGACCGCTTCGTCAAGAGCGGCGGCAAGCTGCTGCTGGCCGAGCGCGTGGCCGTGTGCGACAGCACGGTGACGGACACCCTGCTCGCCCTGCCCCTGTAA
- a CDS encoding aromatic ring-hydroxylating dioxygenase subunit alpha — MSEQTTRWPGPGYTRIPYGLYSDPQTQQQEQERVFRGATWNYLCLEAELPEAGSYRTTHVGETPVIVNKDADGEIYAFENRCAHRGALIALDKSGKADSFQCVYHAWSYDLQGNLTGVAFEKGVKGKGGMPDSFCKEDHGPRKLRVAVYCGLVFGSFSDDVPSVEEYLGDEICQRIERVMNRPVEVIGRFTQALPNDWKLYVENVRDSYHASLLHLFFTTFELNRLSQKGGVIVDESGGNHVSYSMIDKAAADASYKEQGLRSDADHKLKDTTVLEGFEEFDDGITLQILSVFPGFVLQQIKNCIAVRQVLPKGDGRCELNWTYLGYAGDTPQQRKARLKQLNLVGPAGFISMEDGAVGSFVQRGIAGAADLQAIVEMGGDTTASSDGRATETSVRGFWKAYRNHMEA; from the coding sequence ATGAGCGAGCAGACGACCCGTTGGCCCGGCCCGGGCTACACCCGGATCCCCTACGGCCTGTACAGCGACCCGCAGACGCAGCAGCAGGAACAGGAGCGCGTCTTCCGTGGCGCCACCTGGAACTACCTGTGCCTGGAAGCCGAACTGCCCGAGGCCGGCAGCTACCGCACGACCCACGTCGGCGAGACGCCGGTGATCGTGAACAAGGACGCCGACGGCGAGATCTACGCCTTCGAGAACCGCTGCGCGCATCGCGGCGCCCTGATCGCGCTGGACAAGAGCGGCAAGGCCGACAGCTTCCAGTGCGTGTACCACGCCTGGAGCTACGACCTGCAGGGCAACCTGACCGGCGTGGCCTTCGAGAAGGGCGTCAAGGGCAAGGGCGGCATGCCGGATTCCTTCTGCAAGGAGGACCATGGCCCGCGCAAGCTGCGCGTCGCGGTCTACTGCGGCCTGGTGTTCGGCAGCTTCAGCGACGACGTGCCCTCGGTCGAGGAGTACCTGGGCGACGAGATCTGCCAGCGCATCGAGCGCGTGATGAACCGGCCGGTCGAAGTCATCGGCCGCTTCACCCAGGCGCTGCCGAACGACTGGAAGCTGTACGTGGAGAACGTGCGTGACAGCTACCACGCCAGCCTGCTGCACCTGTTCTTCACCACCTTCGAGCTGAACCGCCTGTCGCAGAAGGGCGGCGTCATCGTCGACGAGAGCGGCGGCAACCACGTCAGCTACTCGATGATCGACAAGGCCGCGGCCGACGCTTCGTACAAGGAGCAGGGCCTGCGTTCCGACGCCGACCACAAGCTGAAGGACACGACGGTGCTGGAAGGCTTCGAGGAGTTCGACGACGGCATCACGCTGCAGATCCTCTCGGTGTTCCCCGGCTTCGTGCTGCAGCAGATCAAGAACTGCATCGCCGTGCGCCAGGTGCTGCCCAAGGGCGATGGCCGCTGCGAATTGAACTGGACCTACCTGGGCTACGCCGGCGACACGCCCCAGCAGCGCAAGGCGCGCCTGAAGCAGCTGAACCTGGTCGGCCCGGCCGGCTTCATCTCCATGGAAGACGGCGCGGTCGGCAGCTTCGTGCAGCGCGGCATCGCCGGCGCCGCCGACCTGCAAGCCATCGTCGAAATGGGTGGCGACACCACCGCCTCCAGCGATGGCCGCGCCACCGAAACCTCCGTGCGCGGCTTCTGGAAGGCCTACCGCAACCACATGGAAGCCTGA